A single window of Clostridia bacterium DNA harbors:
- a CDS encoding energy-coupling factor transporter ATPase, with product MAATIISLKDVAFNYKGFKRHALDGVSIDVKQGECVAILGPTGAGKSTLACVLNGTAPLFAEGNLTGEVSVDGMVPSQVGTARMASRVGLVFGDPDAQLFGMTVEEDVAFGPSNLGLDYESIMDRVSASVSEMRLTGLEKRAPHRLSGGQKQATAIAGVYAMLPKIMVLDEPTSMLDPEGKARVFGIVQKLKEALGVTVVLIEQEVDDILQLADRVFVMRSGKFALSGSPREVFSRVDELRAAGVRVPQMVEFGGLIGAKETPFTLDEAVSTVRRGAWTGRAVGAHGVRPHESAAPHESAAPSESAAPSESAARAEPSGPAAPAARGASAKPDKSDALETPAVQAIDVQYKYPMGAVALTGVNLVISQGDFVAIVGQNGAGKTTLTRHFNGLLKPTAGDVRVFGRSSREMHTTELCRVVGYVFQNPDEQLFCTSVEEELRFGPGNIGLDQKDTDQSVEEILADIGLAKYRDVWPKYLTKGERQRLALASVVAMNPKVLIVDEPTTGLDWVESIQILDYLSRLRTERGKTVIIITHDMNVVSLYARRVVVMANGKVVGDGSPREVFSQPDLMTLACLRRPPIADLSDALWGQVLLTPEEAADRLLSSSKATERCAESDC from the coding sequence TTGGCCGCTACGATCATCTCACTCAAGGATGTCGCGTTCAACTACAAAGGATTCAAACGCCATGCTCTCGACGGCGTCTCAATCGATGTGAAACAGGGTGAATGCGTGGCTATCCTCGGTCCTACCGGCGCCGGGAAGAGCACGCTTGCATGTGTTCTGAACGGTACGGCGCCCTTGTTCGCGGAGGGCAACCTCACCGGCGAAGTGAGCGTCGACGGCATGGTTCCGTCACAGGTGGGCACCGCCAGAATGGCCTCAAGGGTCGGGCTGGTCTTTGGCGACCCCGATGCTCAGCTCTTTGGGATGACTGTTGAGGAGGATGTGGCTTTCGGGCCGTCCAACCTCGGCCTGGACTATGAAAGCATAATGGACAGAGTGAGCGCGTCCGTATCTGAGATGCGCCTCACCGGCCTGGAGAAGCGTGCTCCGCACAGGCTATCGGGCGGGCAGAAACAGGCAACGGCGATCGCTGGAGTATACGCGATGCTTCCGAAGATCATGGTCCTTGATGAACCCACGTCGATGCTCGATCCGGAGGGAAAGGCCAGAGTATTCGGGATTGTACAGAAGCTCAAGGAAGCACTCGGCGTAACTGTAGTTCTGATAGAGCAGGAGGTCGACGACATCCTGCAGTTGGCGGACAGGGTATTCGTTATGAGATCGGGCAAGTTCGCACTGTCGGGAAGCCCGCGCGAGGTTTTCAGCAGAGTCGACGAACTGAGGGCGGCTGGAGTCCGTGTTCCTCAGATGGTCGAGTTCGGCGGCCTGATTGGCGCCAAGGAGACGCCCTTCACTCTGGATGAGGCCGTGTCTACGGTGAGAAGGGGCGCCTGGACCGGCAGGGCCGTCGGCGCGCATGGCGTGAGACCACACGAGTCTGCCGCGCCACACGAGTCTGCTGCGCCTTCCGAGTCTGCTGCGCCTTCCGAGTCTGCCGCGCGTGCGGAGCCGTCCGGGCCCGCGGCGCCTGCCGCGCGTGGCGCGTCTGCCAAACCAGACAAGTCGGATGCCTTGGAAACCCCTGCCGTCCAGGCGATCGACGTTCAGTATAAGTATCCCATGGGCGCTGTTGCTCTCACTGGCGTTAATCTTGTAATTAGCCAGGGCGACTTCGTGGCCATTGTGGGGCAAAACGGAGCCGGAAAAACCACCCTCACCCGGCACTTCAACGGACTGCTCAAGCCCACCGCGGGTGATGTGCGCGTCTTCGGCAGGTCGTCGCGGGAGATGCACACGACTGAGCTGTGCCGAGTCGTGGGATACGTGTTCCAGAACCCAGATGAGCAGCTCTTCTGTACCAGCGTGGAAGAGGAGCTGAGATTCGGCCCTGGCAACATCGGGCTGGACCAGAAGGATACTGATCAATCGGTTGAGGAGATTCTGGCTGACATCGGCCTCGCGAAGTACAGGGATGTATGGCCAAAATACCTCACCAAGGGCGAAAGGCAGAGGCTTGCGCTTGCGTCGGTCGTGGCCATGAATCCGAAAGTCCTGATAGTAGATGAGCCCACAACCGGCCTCGACTGGGTTGAGTCTATTCAGATACTCGATTATCTCAGCAGACTGCGCACGGAACGCGGAAAGACGGTAATCATCATCACCCATGACATGAACGTGGTGAGCCTCTACGCGAGGAGAGTCGTCGTGATGGCCAACGGAAAGGTCGTCGGGGATGGCAGCCCCAGGGAAGTGTTCTCT
- a CDS encoding ECF transporter S component: MPLGQGALGLGVSYALALGYLVLMWFFGSILTKQYPTEQKVAWDTRTIARVTILAAVSGAGAMIKIPGPATTIALDAAAGYFAAAFFGWPVGATVAAIGCFLANALGGFASWLPMVVVYISGMALTVTLAVFVAKKVNIVAAIVVGTIVNTLTCLGPWAIMVGPTLMIALLPSQIIGSAVNAIVGLTVAVALKGAQNRKRPESVD; this comes from the coding sequence ATGCCGCTCGGACAGGGCGCCTTAGGATTAGGCGTATCGTATGCACTAGCCCTTGGTTACTTGGTGCTCATGTGGTTTTTCGGGAGCATTCTCACGAAGCAGTATCCTACTGAGCAGAAAGTTGCCTGGGACACGCGGACAATCGCCCGCGTGACTATTCTAGCTGCTGTATCAGGCGCAGGGGCAATGATCAAGATCCCGGGTCCCGCCACCACAATTGCGTTGGATGCAGCTGCAGGCTATTTCGCGGCTGCGTTTTTCGGATGGCCCGTTGGAGCTACTGTGGCCGCCATTGGATGCTTCCTTGCCAACGCCCTAGGAGGCTTTGCAAGCTGGCTTCCAATGGTAGTTGTGTACATTTCCGGAATGGCGCTCACAGTCACCCTGGCAGTGTTTGTTGCGAAGAAGGTCAATATCGTAGCTGCCATCGTGGTGGGCACTATAGTGAACACCCTGACATGCCTCGGCCCATGGGCCATTATGGTCGGGCCGACACTCATGATTGCCCTCTTGCCTTCACAGATAATTGGATCTGCCGTGAACGCAATAGTGGGGTTGACTGTGGCTGTGGCGCTCAAGGGCGCCCAGAACCGTAAGAGGCCCGAGTCGGTCGACTGA
- a CDS encoding PPC domain-containing DNA-binding protein, translating to MSEQRSLHGPELMVLRLNAGEDLFSELRSFVIDGDWKEVVIMGAAGSFDKAVVCYPKGATLPPVVERKELDGVFEISSLSGNARRLNDGSVHVHIHGSFAENGVRVYGGAIGEGARIFKMADLFLLGTR from the coding sequence ATGTCGGAACAGAGATCACTTCACGGCCCAGAGCTGATGGTTCTGAGGCTTAACGCTGGTGAGGATCTATTCTCTGAGCTGAGGTCGTTCGTAATCGACGGAGACTGGAAAGAGGTAGTGATCATGGGCGCCGCGGGCTCCTTCGACAAGGCCGTGGTGTGCTACCCCAAGGGGGCCACCCTGCCTCCGGTAGTAGAGCGGAAAGAGCTAGATGGCGTGTTCGAGATATCATCGCTTTCGGGGAACGCACGTCGTCTTAATGACGGGAGTGTCCATGTCCATATTCACGGCTCGTTCGCGGAGAATGGCGTCAGGGTGTATGGAGGCGCCATTGGAGAAGGCGCCAGGATATTCAAAATGGCGGATCTGTTCCTACTGGGAACGCGATAG
- a CDS encoding sugar-binding transcriptional regulator, giving the protein MGFDKRLLYEVARRYYELAITQEEIALSLGISRSQVSRAIKQARDEGMVIIKVIGPGLDFTDIQAEMCARFGLREAVVVSGEGGPSQLLTQNLGVAGARYVVESLEPGTVIGVSWGATLRELAVALVDARGAARDVVVIPLLGGLGQASADLQVNDIASRVASALGGTHHYLHAPSFVDTPEARATIMADSNIKTVADMWATVDMAVVGIGCLIRPSTLIEEGGFPESDLELLERKGTVGDMCMRFFNSKGEPVDTSLDERIIGVGLEQLRRIKCVVAVSGGVNKARAILGALRTGVVDVLVTDDITARKVLDAAQQGQ; this is encoded by the coding sequence ATGGGTTTCGACAAGCGCCTGCTCTATGAAGTGGCCCGTCGCTATTACGAACTGGCCATAACCCAAGAAGAGATAGCTCTCAGCCTTGGCATATCTCGTAGCCAGGTGTCGAGAGCCATCAAGCAGGCGCGCGACGAGGGAATGGTGATCATAAAGGTTATCGGGCCTGGCCTCGATTTCACCGACATCCAGGCAGAGATGTGCGCACGGTTTGGACTCCGCGAGGCCGTTGTTGTATCTGGCGAGGGTGGGCCATCTCAGCTGCTCACGCAGAACCTGGGCGTGGCGGGCGCAAGATATGTGGTCGAGTCTTTGGAGCCTGGAACCGTCATAGGTGTGTCATGGGGCGCGACTCTGCGGGAGTTGGCGGTGGCGCTTGTCGATGCCAGGGGCGCCGCCCGGGATGTCGTCGTCATTCCGCTGCTTGGAGGGCTTGGTCAGGCGAGTGCGGACCTCCAGGTGAACGATATCGCCTCCCGAGTAGCAAGCGCGCTCGGAGGGACGCATCACTACCTTCACGCACCATCCTTCGTCGATACGCCCGAGGCCCGGGCTACGATCATGGCTGACAGCAATATCAAAACAGTAGCCGACATGTGGGCCACCGTGGACATGGCGGTGGTTGGAATCGGATGCCTCATCCGTCCATCCACCCTCATTGAAGAAGGCGGATTCCCCGAAAGCGACCTAGAGCTGCTCGAGCGCAAGGGAACAGTGGGAGACATGTGCATGAGGTTCTTCAACAGCAAAGGGGAACCTGTCGATACATCGCTGGATGAGCGGATCATCGGAGTCGGTCTCGAGCAACTCAGGCGGATCAAGTGCGTGGTGGCAGTATCAGGAGGTGTTAATAAGGCGCGTGCGATCCTCGGAGCACTAAGAACAGGTGTAGTGGATGTGCTCGTAACTGATGACATCACCGCTCGTAAGGTGTTGGATGCAGCGCAGCAGGGGCAGTAG
- the dapA gene encoding 4-hydroxy-tetrahydrodipicolinate synthase, giving the protein MTKCKDKLVRPVGSWVAVITPFTADDRVDMEGFRKLVDFHVGNGSDGLIFLGSTGEATSLSIDEKREIVASMAPYCQGKIPAFFGVTCPTTRDTVKLAEYAEDNGADGVMMVVPPYISPPQEAIYEYFATVARSVSIGVALYNNPSRVIVNIDPETVVRLSEMPNIVADKEAMGNVSQLAEVMNGTKGRMNLLCCDFPKYSIIIPTLALGGHGTANVSGNIIPREMAEMSRPWSSWDDIGRTRRLFTQYTPIMKACYSVTNPVSVKAAMEILGLPAGKPRLPLLPMHGEKLEALRQLLDGFQLREEYGL; this is encoded by the coding sequence GTGACTAAGTGCAAGGACAAACTAGTAAGGCCCGTGGGTTCGTGGGTCGCGGTGATAACGCCATTCACAGCTGATGACCGCGTTGACATGGAGGGATTCCGCAAGTTAGTCGACTTCCACGTTGGCAACGGAAGTGATGGACTGATCTTCCTAGGCTCCACAGGCGAAGCCACCTCGCTATCCATTGACGAGAAGCGCGAAATAGTGGCCTCCATGGCTCCTTACTGCCAGGGCAAGATACCTGCATTCTTCGGTGTCACGTGCCCCACGACGCGCGACACCGTGAAGCTGGCTGAGTACGCCGAGGACAATGGCGCAGACGGCGTCATGATGGTGGTTCCGCCTTATATCTCGCCTCCGCAGGAAGCAATCTATGAGTACTTTGCTACAGTAGCCAGATCCGTATCAATCGGCGTTGCGCTTTACAACAACCCGAGCAGGGTCATTGTCAACATCGATCCAGAGACGGTTGTGCGTCTGTCTGAGATGCCCAACATCGTGGCCGACAAGGAGGCCATGGGCAACGTCAGTCAGCTCGCTGAGGTGATGAACGGGACCAAGGGCAGGATGAATCTTCTCTGTTGTGATTTTCCCAAGTACTCTATCATCATACCTACCCTGGCATTGGGAGGGCACGGGACTGCGAACGTATCTGGGAATATCATTCCCCGAGAGATGGCAGAGATGTCGCGTCCTTGGAGCTCATGGGATGACATAGGACGCACACGCAGGTTGTTCACTCAGTATACGCCTATCATGAAGGCCTGCTACTCGGTTACGAATCCAGTGTCCGTGAAGGCCGCCATGGAGATACTAGGTCTCCCCGCTGGCAAGCCGCGGCTTCCCCTCCTTCCCATGCATGGAGAGAAGCTCGAGGCTCTGAGGCAGCTTCTTGACGGATTCCAGCTCCGTGAGGAATACGGACTATAG
- a CDS encoding argininosuccinate synthase → MLSSAGKVKKVVLAYSGGLDTSVAIKWLQESYGAEVLALAVDVGAKKDLDVIQKKALAVGAVKSLVADARKSFVLDYVYPCLKANAMYEGKYPLTAAISRPLISKLLVEMAHQECADAVAHGCTGKGNDQVRFDVSIQALDPSLAIIAPVREWPMSREKEIEYAEANNIPVPVTVKSPYSVDENLWGRSAECGVLEDPWVEPPADAYAMTTDPSQAPDEPEYLDIDFEHGVPVRIDGEAMDPVDMIEALNVTAGRHGVGRLDMVENRLVGIKSREIYEAPAATVLIAAHQDLETLTMPRETLHFKKLVEQKYSEVVYFGLWYSPLRDSLDAFIDSTQKSVSGTVKVKLYRGTCTVVGRRSPHSLYDYSLATYDKGDRFDHSAAVGFINVWGLPTKVARQAERRTASGTCTTNNGVGGSAE, encoded by the coding sequence ATGTTGTCTTCCGCTGGCAAAGTCAAGAAAGTGGTGCTGGCCTATTCTGGAGGATTGGATACATCGGTAGCTATCAAGTGGTTGCAGGAAAGCTACGGAGCTGAAGTTTTGGCGCTGGCCGTGGATGTTGGAGCCAAGAAGGACTTGGATGTGATACAGAAGAAGGCATTGGCTGTAGGAGCAGTCAAATCCCTCGTGGCCGATGCTCGGAAGTCCTTTGTGCTGGACTATGTATACCCGTGCTTGAAGGCAAACGCCATGTACGAAGGGAAGTACCCCCTGACTGCCGCGATTTCCCGCCCTCTGATCTCCAAACTTCTCGTGGAGATGGCTCATCAGGAGTGCGCCGACGCTGTCGCCCATGGGTGCACTGGCAAGGGCAATGACCAGGTCAGGTTCGACGTGTCGATCCAGGCGCTCGATCCGTCGCTCGCCATCATTGCGCCGGTGCGCGAGTGGCCTATGTCGCGCGAGAAGGAGATCGAGTACGCAGAGGCCAACAACATCCCGGTTCCAGTCACAGTGAAGAGCCCCTACAGTGTGGACGAGAATCTCTGGGGACGCAGTGCAGAGTGCGGCGTTCTCGAAGACCCGTGGGTTGAACCGCCGGCCGACGCATACGCCATGACCACCGATCCCAGCCAGGCGCCTGATGAGCCCGAATACCTGGACATCGATTTCGAACATGGCGTTCCCGTGCGCATAGATGGCGAGGCCATGGACCCGGTGGACATGATCGAGGCTCTGAACGTCACTGCAGGCAGGCATGGCGTTGGCCGCCTTGACATGGTCGAGAACCGGCTGGTTGGGATAAAGTCGAGAGAGATCTACGAAGCGCCTGCGGCCACAGTGCTGATCGCGGCGCACCAGGATCTCGAGACCCTCACCATGCCCAGGGAGACACTCCACTTCAAGAAACTCGTCGAGCAGAAATACTCGGAGGTTGTGTATTTCGGCCTATGGTATTCGCCGCTCCGCGATTCGCTGGATGCTTTCATTGATAGCACACAGAAATCCGTCAGCGGGACTGTCAAGGTGAAGCTATACAGGGGAACATGTACTGTGGTCGGGCGCCGCTCTCCTCATTCCTTATATGATTATTCATTGGCCACCTACGACAAGGGCGACCGATTCGACCATTCCGCAGCGGTAGGATTCATCAATGTCTGGGGTCTCCCCACGAAGGTGGCACGCCAGGCCGAGAGAAGAACGGCCTCGGGGACGTGCACTACGAACAACGGCGTCGGGGGGAGCGCCGAATGA
- a CDS encoding OsmC family protein produces the protein MKAEIRNVDGLTMMGRADSNHWVVMDASEDHNGAGAGATPMEFVLMALGGCLAMTVKSLLSKKRLDVGQMTVELDAQTAGENPHVFTSVDVLLRFRGGQLTGDDVAWAVDLARKKYCPVDAMIERTAQVNCSWDVEV, from the coding sequence GTGAAGGCTGAGATCAGGAATGTTGATGGCCTTACGATGATGGGGAGAGCCGACAGCAACCACTGGGTGGTCATGGACGCCAGTGAAGATCACAATGGCGCAGGGGCTGGCGCAACTCCGATGGAGTTTGTCCTGATGGCGCTCGGAGGGTGCCTTGCCATGACAGTCAAGTCACTGCTCAGCAAGAAGAGGCTCGACGTCGGACAGATGACCGTGGAACTCGACGCACAGACCGCGGGTGAGAATCCGCATGTGTTCACAAGCGTGGATGTGCTGCTCCGCTTTCGCGGCGGGCAACTCACTGGCGACGATGTGGCTTGGGCAGTGGATCTTGCACGCAAGAAGTACTGCCCGGTAGACGCCATGATCGAGCGGACTGCCCAGGTGAACTGCTCTTGGGATGTGGAGGTCTAG
- the argH gene encoding argininosuccinate lyase, protein MKLWQGRTDGRVDELVNTLTTSLPFDVRLFREDIEGSIAHARMLGFTEIIRPEESSEIIAGLECILAQMENGSFEFEQDDEDIHTAVERALIAAIGEAGKKLHTGRSRNDQVALDMRLWCLRRIAAIQDSIKKLQTVLVDLSGQHVTTIMPGYTHLQHAQPVTLGHHLMAYFWMLQRDWTRLADCRFRTDVMPLGVGALAGTAYPLDREFVKRELGFFRISENSLDTVADRDFVIELVSACTLIMTHLSRLCEELVLWSTWEFRFVELEDEYTTGSSMMPQKKNPDAAELIRGKTGRVTGDLMSLLMTMKALPLAYNRDMQEDKERLFDASDTVLASLGVMSSMLATAHFRGERMARAASAGYTLATDVADFLVGKGMPFRDAHHLVGQIVRDCAAQGIELEELTVEEWSGYSPLLDSAITGVLNADHAVARRCVPGGPAPEEVMDQIACARAILSARPCFLVSKGISSMIASRVTWPRP, encoded by the coding sequence ATGAAGCTCTGGCAGGGCAGAACGGATGGACGCGTTGACGAGTTGGTCAACACGCTGACCACATCCCTGCCGTTCGATGTTCGTCTGTTTCGAGAGGATATCGAGGGCAGCATCGCGCATGCCCGGATGCTTGGGTTCACTGAGATAATCCGCCCCGAGGAATCATCGGAAATCATCGCTGGCCTAGAGTGCATCCTTGCCCAGATGGAGAATGGGTCGTTTGAGTTTGAGCAAGACGATGAGGACATCCATACGGCCGTGGAGCGGGCGCTGATTGCCGCCATCGGCGAGGCTGGCAAGAAACTACACACCGGCCGAAGCCGGAACGACCAGGTTGCGCTGGACATGCGCCTATGGTGTTTGCGCCGGATTGCCGCGATCCAGGATTCCATAAAGAAACTTCAGACCGTGCTTGTGGATCTCTCCGGGCAGCACGTGACTACGATTATGCCAGGCTACACTCACCTGCAGCACGCACAACCTGTAACGCTGGGGCATCATCTCATGGCTTACTTTTGGATGCTCCAGCGAGACTGGACGCGTTTGGCTGACTGCCGATTCCGCACCGACGTAATGCCGCTCGGCGTCGGCGCGCTGGCCGGCACTGCCTACCCACTTGACAGAGAGTTCGTCAAACGGGAACTAGGCTTCTTCCGCATCAGCGAGAACAGCCTCGATACCGTGGCGGACCGGGATTTCGTCATCGAGCTAGTGTCTGCATGCACTCTCATCATGACCCATCTCTCGCGCCTCTGTGAGGAACTCGTGCTGTGGTCGACATGGGAGTTCAGATTCGTCGAGCTAGAGGATGAGTACACGACAGGTTCCAGTATGATGCCTCAGAAGAAGAACCCCGATGCGGCCGAGTTGATCCGGGGGAAAACCGGCCGAGTCACGGGCGACCTCATGTCGCTTCTTATGACTATGAAAGCATTGCCGCTCGCATACAACCGAGACATGCAGGAGGACAAGGAAAGGCTATTCGACGCCTCCGATACTGTGCTAGCTTCACTCGGAGTCATGTCCTCAATGCTTGCCACCGCCCACTTCAGAGGTGAAAGAATGGCAAGAGCGGCGTCTGCCGGTTACACTCTGGCCACCGATGTCGCGGATTTTCTAGTGGGGAAGGGCATGCCATTCCGCGATGCTCATCACCTGGTCGGGCAGATCGTCCGCGATTGTGCTGCACAGGGCATTGAGCTGGAGGAGCTCACCGTCGAAGAGTGGTCCGGCTACTCCCCGCTTCTCGACTCGGCCATCACCGGAGTGCTGAACGCAGATCACGCCGTTGCTCGCAGATGTGTGCCTGGCGGTCCTGCGCCCGAGGAAGTGATGGATCAGATTGCCTGCGCAAGGGCCATCCTGTCGGCCCGCCCCTGCTTTCTTGTCTCCAAAGGGATATCCTCGATGATTGCCTCGAGGGTCACGTGGCCCCGCCCATAA